The DNA window CTGGAGTAGAGACATCATGATCCTTGATTCCATATTCGGCTGGCTTTCCAATGATCTTGCCATCGATCTCGGCACGGCGAACACCCTCGTTTTCGTCAAGGGCAAGGGGATCGTCCTTCGAGAGCCATCGGTCGTAGCGGTCAAGAAGGACGCCCGTTCCGCCCGGGTCCTCGCTGTTGGGAAAGAGGCCAAATCCATGCTTGGCAAGACCCCGGGGAATATCGTTGCCATTCGGCCCATGAAGGAAGGAGTCATCGCCGATTTCGAGGTCGCCGAATCTATGCTCCGCTATTTTATCCGCAAGGTGCATAACCGGCGGACCCTCGTCAGGCCCCGCATCATCGTCAGCGTCCCGTCAGGCATCACCCAGGTGGAAAAGCGTGCAGTCATTGAATCGGCCGAATCCGCGGGCGCAAGAGAGGTCTATCTCATCGAGGAGCCTATGGCGGCCGCTATCGGAGCAGGCCTTCCCATCACGGAACCCACGGCGAACATGGTCGTTGACATCGGCGGCGGGACAACAGAGGTTGCTGTCATCTCTCTTGCCGGTATTGTCTACAGCGCCTCGATCCGGGTGGCCGGGGACAAGATGGACGAGGCGATCCTTCAGCACATCAAGAGGAAGTTCAATCTCCTTATCGGCGAGCATTCAGCCGAGAACATAAAGATCCAGATCGGAAACGTCCTTCCCGAACCCCCCCTGGAAGAGATGGAGATCAAGGGCCGGGATCTGGTCTCAGGCGTTCCGAAGACCATCGTCATCAATGCAGCCGAGGTCAGGGAAGCCATATCAGAACAGATCGCCAATATCGTGGAGGTGGTGAGAAACGCCCTCGAGGAGACGCCTCCGGAGCTTTCTGCCGACATCGTGGACCGGGGGATCGTGCTTACAGGTGGCGGGGCCCTCCTCAAGAATCTGGACAAGCTCCTTCGGGATGAGACGGGTCTTCCTATACTCATTGCCGAGGATCCCCTTTCTTCTGTCGTCCTCGGTTCCGGTAAGGCACTTGACAACCTAAGTATCCTTCGGGAAATCATGATCAACTGACAGCGTTGTCCATAGTCCCTTTACCCCATCCTTTCTGTGCCCACTAAACCGGGAAAGTATCGTAAACGTCCCAGTACGATCCATGCGATCGTCGCCGGTGTTGCGGTCATGGGGATTCTTGCCGCCATCACCATCGGCCGTGGCATCGTGGGCATCTCCTTTTCGACCTTTTTTCTCGATGCCGCCGGGTCTCTCCAGCGTTTTTTTTCGTTTCCCGCCAGGGCCATCGTGGGCGTCTGGCATGATTATGTCGAACTTTACCGCGTCAGGGAGGAAAACGCGCATCTTCAGAGGGAAATCGAGCGCCTGAAGACGGAACTTGCCCAATACCGGGAATATCGTTCCACACATCCCGACCTCCTGAGACTTCTCGATCTGAAGAAACAGTCCGACCGTCCCCTTCTTGGGGCAAACATCGTGGGCAAGGATCTCGCCCCGTGGGTCGATTCCGTCACCATCGACAGGGGGCGACGCGATGGCGTAGGATCCGGGTCTGTTGTGAGGGCCGGAGGAGGTGTTGCGGGACAGGTTGTGGAGACCTCTCTCTTTTTTAGCAAGGTCATGCTCCTGACCGATCCGGCGAGCGCGATCGCTGCCCTCGTCCAGAGGACCCGCGTGCCGGGAATCCTCCGAGGGGCCGGCAAGGGATCGTGCGTCCTCACCTACGTGGGGAAGGGCTCAGACGTGGCCCTTGGGGACGAGATCGTCACTTCTGGGACGGACGGTGTCTTTCCCAAGGGCCTTCCCATTGGGACCGTATCTGCCATAAGGCCTCCATCGGAATCGGATCTTTTCATGGAGATTACGGTGACCCCACATGTCAGGGTCGAACTCCTGGAGCACGTCCTGGTGGATCTGGCCCCTAACACGGAGACCGGTCATACGCCATGAGGAAATCCGCAACCTTTCTCATCACAGGGCTGATATTTCTGCTCGTGGAAACCACTTGGGGATGCCTTTTTGAGTATGGCACCCTCAGGTTCCAGGGAATTGCCGCCCTTGTCGTCTGGTACGGGGCGCGCGTGACCTTTTTGAAGGGCATTTCTCCGGTCCTTGCCCTGGGTGTCCTTGCCTCAGCGTTTACCGTCCTTCCCGCATGGATCTACGTGTCCCATGTGGCCGCCGGTTACGTCATCGTCCGATATATCGTGAGAAACGTCATTCTCGGCATGTTATGGCAGTGGATGCTGCTCGTCTTTTTTGTGGCTGCAGCCATGATCGTCTTTCTCATGACGGCGAGCGGGGTACTGGATTTCGTCTGGCCCTGGGGTATCCTCCAGGCTGGGCTTGACGCACTTTTGTGTCCGATCATGTTCTTTGTCCTCGACCGGCTGGATGCAGCGGCCTTTCGGTCCGTGAAGGAGGACGCATGACCTCGCAGAAAAACCATTCCCTTGTCTCAAAAAAGACCCTCTTTACCAAAGAGGAGCAGGAAATCAACAAGAGGCGATGCCTTGTGGCAGCCGCATTTCTCGTGGCCGCTTTCGTTATCCTTCTGATCCGAATCGGGTATCTCCAGGTCATCAAGGGAGAGGATTTGGCCGCAAAATCAGAAAGAAACCGGCTTCGTACGGTCCGCCTCATTCCCCCAAGGGGGGACATTGTTGACAGAAAGGGGAGGCTCATGGTCGGGACAAGGCCA is part of the Deltaproteobacteria bacterium genome and encodes:
- a CDS encoding rod shape-determining protein; amino-acid sequence: MILDSIFGWLSNDLAIDLGTANTLVFVKGKGIVLREPSVVAVKKDARSARVLAVGKEAKSMLGKTPGNIVAIRPMKEGVIADFEVAESMLRYFIRKVHNRRTLVRPRIIVSVPSGITQVEKRAVIESAESAGAREVYLIEEPMAAAIGAGLPITEPTANMVVDIGGGTTEVAVISLAGIVYSASIRVAGDKMDEAILQHIKRKFNLLIGEHSAENIKIQIGNVLPEPPLEEMEIKGRDLVSGVPKTIVINAAEVREAISEQIANIVEVVRNALEETPPELSADIVDRGIVLTGGGALLKNLDKLLRDETGLPILIAEDPLSSVVLGSGKALDNLSILREIMIN
- the mreC gene encoding rod shape-determining protein MreC produces the protein MGILAAITIGRGIVGISFSTFFLDAAGSLQRFFSFPARAIVGVWHDYVELYRVREENAHLQREIERLKTELAQYREYRSTHPDLLRLLDLKKQSDRPLLGANIVGKDLAPWVDSVTIDRGRRDGVGSGSVVRAGGGVAGQVVETSLFFSKVMLLTDPASAIAALVQRTRVPGILRGAGKGSCVLTYVGKGSDVALGDEIVTSGTDGVFPKGLPIGTVSAIRPPSESDLFMEITVTPHVRVELLEHVLVDLAPNTETGHTP